Part of the Drosophila pseudoobscura strain MV-25-SWS-2005 chromosome 2, UCI_Dpse_MV25, whole genome shotgun sequence genome, CAGTGCGAGTGGGCATGCTGCGGCTCTCCTTCCTCCTAGAGACATGTGCACCCGGCTCGTTTCCCGATCCCCAGCTGGTGGCTGCCGTCCTGGATTTGGTAAGACCTGGCACACTCAATCCTGACGACTCCCCAAACTGATATTAAAACTTTGTTTCCATATTAGCCTCAAGCTCCTTTGGTCTCGCGCGCCACTTTCTTGCTGGAATGCGCGCACTTTGTGCATCTGTGCAACAAGGGTCAATGGCCCGCCTGGATGAAGCAGAACGTTGGCAGCTATCGGGCGTCGGGGGCCAACATCAATGTCAATCAGCTGAAGCAGCAAGTAAGCCAGACCAGTGCCCGGCGTACCCACATCCTGCAGCGGGCCGCTGGCAAAATGTTTCACCAATGGGCGGAGATGGTGGGCGCTCGTCTAGAGGAAATACTCTTCACCGAGCGACTGCAGTACGAGGCGGTTAATGCCAGCCTGACCGATCCCGAGAAACAGagggagctgctgcagcaggacGAAGAGGAGGACTTCCTTGATGAGACATCCGTGAATCCGCACGGAAATGACTGTCCGCATTCGCTGAAACTGATTGCTTGCGTACTGCTCTTCGAGATTACGGCCTTTCTGCGGGACACTTACATAATGCTGCCGAAGACATCGAAGCTGATACATCGGGACAAGCCAGCACCTTGGGAGAAGGTCTACCGCGAGGCGAATCGTCGCTGGTCCATGGCCCTAAGCTCCATGGGTCACTCGCAGACTTCGGCCCAGAGCCTGCAGTCCATCGCAGCGGGAAACGATGGCGCCGGTCAATCGGAACGGAAGATTTCGTTTGTGCTCCACGAGCCAGACAACGAGTCggagaacagcagcaacaccacctTAACCAAGGAGGGAGAAGAAggtaatcaaatcaaaatgaaCCCCTACGTTCCCCTTCTAAGTTATCCTTTCCACCAGCACCTCGACgccctgctgctgcgtctgccGTGCGTCCGTTTTTGCTGCGCCGAGGCACGGCAACGACCACGGGCGGATCCTTCAAGCGTCGCTCCCTGAAGCTGCGTCGCAACACAAAGGACAGCAAGGAAATAGAAACAGACTGTTAGTATAACCAATAGACAACTATTCTCCAGATATTCACACCCCTTACCATTCCTCTTTGAAGTTAACACGCAATCCCGACGCAAGGTCTCGTCGCTCTCTGACCGCAGCGACACCTCGGAACAGGGAATGATTAGTGGCGGTGAGGAGTCCCCGGGCATCCTCAGCGACGACCAGCAGCCCGAGTCGCCAACGGACTCCAATGAAAACGATGATACGGCAAAAAATATGCCCTGGCTCAAGGCAGTCATCGAGATGATGTCCAGCTACAATTACTACTGCACCCACAAGGGATATTGTCATCCGTTCTGCTACAAGCGACACATGCGGTCCTGCACACGACTAATAAAAGCCACAAGAAAGGTGAGATTAGAGATGGTGTTCAAACGGAACTTTTCTTTAATGGAATTCCCCTAATGCCCTAACAGGTCTATGGAGAAGAATTCGGCTTTACCTTTGATGCAGACCATCCTACGGTGGAGCCCACAGTCATTAGCTCCAGCAAGCCGCACACCTCGCGGGCCCGCTCCACGCGCAAAGTATCCGAGCAAAGCTCAACGCAGACATCACCGTCCAAGCGCAAGGATAGCTTGTCCCGCAAGGATCGGTATGGAATGATCTTGTAAGACAAGTCTAGACCTCATTTTGATTCTCGTTTCTGTAGCATCAGCGATGATCCTGACCTGGAAATGGCGGAAAAACTGGCGAAGGCTTTCCGCCAGGAGAAGGAAAAAAAGTTGCAGGAGGAACCACCGATCTTGAAGTTTATTCGGGTCCACATACGCAACCTGTTTCACTTTCCACTGGCCACCCTGCTGAAGGGTGCCGTTGTTCTCACCGAGGAGATGGTGATTGAGGCAATGCCCGCCGCTTGGGAGCTATTGCTGGAGACCAATCACGACACGGCCACATCGAGTGCTGCCGTATTCCTGATGGGCTCCGTGAAGGCACAGAATTTCGCCTTCGATATCATGCAAAGAGCCTTGAAGCACAGGGATCCGGATATACGCATTGGCGCCATTCAGCGCTATCTGGTGCTCTGGAAGTGCCGCTTCCATGTGTGGCCTCGCATGGAGGATAACGCACACGATGTTACCTTTAAGGTGCCACCGGGCGGCATTGAATTCACATTGCCGTCGCCGAAAATTGGCATCGAAAGCCTGCCGGTGGTGGATCCCCCCTGGATGCCCGTGCAGCAGACCAAAGATATGGACGTGACGCTCAACCAAGACAGACATGTGAGTGAGAAGGCTGCAGTAACACTGGGCTATGTAGGAAACGGGAGGGAATCCTTTATGGCCACTAAATAATTGATTTACTTTACAGCGCTCCTTGGTCACCGCCACGAAGAGCCGCAAAATGCAGCAGACGGAGGCCATACGGAATGCCCTGCGCCAGCAGCGGGACAAACAGCGAGCCGAGAGGCACAGCTTCCTCATCACCATGATACCGATCAGTCAGCAAGCCTCACACGAACCTGGCATGGAAAAATTGGAGGACCATGAGGATCAAGAGGAACTCGATGGCACACGAATGTCGTCGCACCTCCATCACTCCCATTCGCTCTTTCCCTCCGTACTGTGCTCGTCCGTTATGCAGATTGTGGGCTGCCTGGACGATGCTGCCATTGGATCGGATGGTAATGCAGTCTACGAGATTGCCTACCAGGTGATTTGGGTGTGCCTTGTCGAGGAATCGGCTCTTTTTCTGCGCTATGTGTTTGAGCGCCTGACCCGCGATCGACAGGACCAGATGTTCAAGCTGCTGCGACACCTCATACGCTTTGTGCCACGTTTGCCCCAGCAGGCGGCCTTTGCCCTCTACAACTCTATCATTGGATACATCATGTTCTATGTACGCTCGTCCAACGACCTGAAGCAGGAGCTCGTGGGATCAGCCCTGTCTGTGCTCTGGATGGTGGTGCACTCTGTCCACGGCATTATGTTCAAGGATTTGAAGCAAATTCTGCGCAAGGAGCAGTGCGATGCCTCCATTTTGCTTACCGCAAATGTGCCTGCTGCCAAGAAGATTGTGGTACACGGACCTGCTGATGACGACTACAATATACCCTCGCAATTTCCAGTACAAGAGGACACACTGTTCTGCCAGTTGTTGAAGGAGGCCCTGGACtattatcccattgatgaGAAGAATACTAGCCATTACTGTCTAGTGGATTATAAGAGCAGTaagttttcatttaattgaagTTCTCCAGctcattttaattttctctcATTCTTGTATGCTAGGCAAAATCCTCAATCCTAATTGGTACATAAGGGACTTGTATTTTTTCAAGCGATCGCAGTATCCAGAAGTTCGTCTAATGCTAATGCGTCCCGAAGAGTCCTTCCTGGCTCTGCAGAAACAGGAGTTGTCGAAAAAGTTCGTTGAGATCGGCAAAGTGCATCTGACTTGGGCCATTCTCAAGAATGTGGACATGGTGGTGCAACGTGTTGTCTTCCTGCACGAGGAGCTAATGAAGCTGCCCTCCTTCCCTCGGAAGGCACTGGAGGTGGACCTGGATCTGCACCACGGCGGCGAGTATGGCAAGGTGCTGCTCGGCCTGGATGTTTTGCACAAGTTTATGTGGGTTCGTCTGATAGCCCGCATGTTCGAGGCCATGGCTGGTAATTTCGCATACTCGGCGGACATACAGCTCTTCCTCAATGTGCTCTCTGGCGCCTCCATCCTCCACGCCGAGGATTCATGCATAATGCGATATGTGATGGCCACATTCATCAACGCTGCTTTCAACTTTAAGAACATATTCTCCACGAATGGGTACTTTATGATTATGCCCACACTGCTGCAAGTTTATTCCCTCCATCAAACCAATAAACTAATCACGACGACCATCGAATACGCTGTAAAACAGTTTTACCTCCTCAACAGAAAGCCCTTCATTCTGCAAATGTTCGGCTCCGTTTCCGCCATACTCGATACGGACGAGGATGGCACCTACGGAGAGGCGCATAAGGTGCAGTCTAGCTGCCTTTTCAATTTATTGCTCAGCCTGGAGGATCCTTCACCAGATCCACTCAACATTGCGGAACTGGTCAAGGAGCCCAAGCCCCTGAAAGCGATTGACTTTTGTTATCATGATGAAGATGACGATGTTACGGTATTGGACTGCATCACGCTCTGTGTGATGGTCGTCTCCTACTCGGCGGAGAGCACTCGTGGCTATCAAATGCTTGTGAGTACTCACTTCAGTCTCCCCAATCCTGTCTTCATTGCATTGTGTTGCTCTTTCAGATCATTCTGGAGGCCATTCTGCCTTGCTATCTGCAACAGATTCAATCGCCCAGCTACATTCCACTTCAGGGCAAGTCCGAACGCGACATCATCTTGCAATTGGCTGTGGCCATTCGCACCATGGTTCACAACTGCGAAGGCCTGGCCAAGAGCTACAATGGACCCTATCGCAATAGTCCCGAGCACAAGGGATCCTCACAACGAAACTGCAGCCGAGGACCGCCCTGTTCACCTGGTCTTGACTTTGAGGAGGAGTCGCATCCAAAGTATGTGACAGATGCTCGTACCAAGAATATGATGGATTCTGCTGAGGATTCCGAAATGATACGCACTGAATATCGGCGACCTCGTGATGTGCTGCTTTCCGTTGTGGCGGATTTCCTAACCAAATCCACGGCCCGTCTGGCAGAGCTGGCAAAGAAGATGCCTGCCGACACGAAGCCTACTGAGGTCCTCGACGCCAAGTGTCACATACGTCTCGCAGACATCGCTCACTCGCTGCTAAAGGTGTCACCCTATGATCCAGAGTCGATGGCCTGTCGTGGGCTCCAACGTTACATGCAGGCTGTGCTGCCTCGGGCGGAATGGTCTAACGATACCTTGCGCAATGCTCTGGTCACTATACTACGGCGCATCGATAAGGTGTTCCTCAAAATATCGAAGAAACCATCGATTCGACGGAACACGGACTGGGAGGCGGCTGCCGGACTACTGAAAGGCATTCACGAGACGATTATCCGCCATTCCTATGTTTTGCACTGGCAGCAGATGAAGACTCTGATTAACACCGTGCAGAATCTGATTGTAAATGAGCCCGGCTCTGGCATTCCCGAGGGCGTCTCCAGTGCAGGGGCAGCGCTCATGTCTCAGAATCCGCCGGCCTTTTTCTGCTCGGCCGTGGTGCGTCTGGTGGCCCTACAGGTGGTCAGCCCCGTGGACTGTTTCTCTCTTGTCCAAATATGCGGAGGCAGCGCCGAGTTTGCCACGCAGGAAAAGGCCGAGGGATTTCTGATGCATCTGATCATGCCGCTGTGTCTGAAGGTCTGTTCGGGACGCGGCGTTTCGGATGTTGGCGAGCTGAAGATGACCGATGTAACCTTCCTGCTCACCGCCGTCCTCAATGCAATGAGTCCCCCAGCGGGACGAACGGGTCAGGCTGTGTCCCAGATCAATCGAGTCACGGGAGATCTGCGAGCCGGCTCTCTTACCTTCACCGGCAGCCGCGATGCCAAGCGTCCAGCACGCATTTCCGGCTCCCTCTATCAAGCGGCCTTTTTGGCCCTGCGCATCGTGTGCATCTGCTTTGAGAATCGCCTGTCTACCGAGTGGCCTCGCATTGTACGGGTGATGCGGGATCTAGGCAGACGAAACGAAGCTGCCCCCGATCTATGGAGCTTCATGGAGTTCGTAGTCACCCACCGCACGCCACTCTACATTGTTCTATTGCCATTTATTATGCATAAGGTAAGGATTAAACGTTGAAGATTGAACGGATTGTAACTTCCCATCTGTTACAGATCTCACAGCCTCCCATTGGCGATCACGAGCGACACATGCAGTTCATCATTAGAGAGCGTCTGCGCGGAACACCACCACAAGGCGGCATCAAGTCCAAGGGAgccctgctgctggagctggccaGAGAATTGCGCGACCTGCGTGACGAATTGGAGGAGAAGCGATATGGTAAGTCTATGTGGTGGCCGCTGACAGTTTCCACACATCCGCTTATGTTTCAGTCTCCACAGATCGCGAGAGTTCCGAGCAAAAGAAGAGCGACACACCGGCGGCCACCAGTGCGGCAGATGCCCACAAGTCCCAGCAAAGACCTTCACTTATATCTATCTTCACAGGGACAACAACCGGCCAGGCCACCCACTCGCATGTCTCCGCTGTACCAATCGACTCACGCAGCGGCTCCGGCGGCATCTGCACGCCCAGCGATACGTTGTCACAGCAAACACTGCACCCGCCGCGAGAGTCATTGTCCAGCAGCTCAACGGGACGAGATCCACACACCACAACAAGCGAGAGTCAGAGCGGGGATGGAGAGGCAGGATCAGCGCCGACACTGGTTGGCGCAGCGCCCAGTGGTTCAGGCCATGGTACTTCCGGGATGGCATCTGCTTTGCCCTCGCACATGTCGCACTCTCAGTCGCTTCAGCAGCCGCCATTTAAAGCCCAGCCACCAAAGCTGCGCTTCGTTTCGTCTGTGGAATTCAGGCACTCTTCGGGAGAGACATCGACCACCCCGCTGTCGcccgagagtcctgccgaagATAGCTCGGGTGATCATACACGTTCACGTCTACAGCGCTCGAAGGCTGCCAGTCGCAAGACCTTCAGGCTAAAGCGCAGTCGGCTTACGCCTATGGAGCCACCAAGCATCGTAAGCCGATCCAAAATCTCTAATCCTAATCTGTAACCTTACATTAAATAATTTGAAAGGTTACATCGCTGTCCCAAGAGGAGCAACAGCCTCAGGCCCAGCCCAAGGCAATTGGTGAGATATCCTGGGACTCGGTGTCGCAGACATCCTCCACATCCGGCTACCGGGACAATAATAGCTTGCAGACGGGTCTGCTCTCGCCGGATGGCTCATTGGGCGGTCTAACTCTGGGCCGCTCCCCATCGCAGCACTCACTTTTAATGGTGTTCGAGGGACAGGACGAAGACACACTTATTTAACAATCACAGAATGGCGACCGGGCCTACGAACTCTAGTGACTAGCGTGACTTTCAGAGACACAATTAGCACGAATTTGAGATAGAATAGTACTcgtataatataatatatgtatgaatatgtGTTGGGTAGTTGGATGTTAAGTTTTATAGACGAATCGCTGTTTTCCAATTTGTGCCCCGTTTTGTACATGATGAATTACCTTAAAatgttaataaataaacacgGTAGCCGTTCTATGTATCTCCGTTCTTTTTCTGAGCCGCAGACAATGTCTTCACACGATTCTCCTTTACCATCTTGCGCCACTCCATCCACTTGGCCATCTCCGGCTGATCACTGTTGCCATTCTGTGTCTCTAGTTGCATGTAGTAGGCCTCGCGCAATATCTTAAAGGCCTGGATGCTGTAATATGGCTGTTGTGTGACCGGATCAAAGTAGCGTGCTGGCAGTCTGGTGATGGGACAAATGCCACTAGTGGGTTTGGGCGGAGGCTTGGGTCGGCAAATCGATTGGAACACCTTGTCGTTGAAGTCGTTCTCGATGGTGACGAATGTGCGCTCACACTTGGAGGCTGGATCGTTTGGATCATGCGGCAAGGTAGTTGCCCGAGTGGGCTTCCGCATCACAGGCATGGTCAACGAATGGTAACGTATTGTAGCCCCATTAAAAGTGCGCTTGGTGGGacgtgttttctttttctccaATTCCATTTTCTGGAATTTCTCTGCAATTACGAATGAATACTCAATTATTGTAGCTTCAGCAAATAATTTAAAGACATACCAAGGGAAAGGATGTTCTCCTCTTCGGTTATTTTTGCCTCCTCCAGGAGTTCTTCTTGTGTGGGCATGTAATCCTCAACGCGAACCTTCTTTTTCTTGCGCTTCCGTGCATCGTCCAATTCCTTGAGGCGTTTCTTTGTGGCCTGTGTTTTGATAGCCGTCGATGTGCGTATGGACTTGCGACCCGAGTCGAGGACAGTAAAGCGCGGCCGCACTCTACGTTTGACCATACCGCCTCCACCGCGCTTTTTATGCAGTGCCGGTACGGATTTTGTCTCCTTTTTGGCAGCAGGTGGCGGCTCCTGTAAGGAAAGCCTTGTTACAAAACAATATAAATGTACGAAATTTGAGGAATCGCACCTTGTAAGCCTTTGTATTGACGCCGCCTCGTTTCCGCTTCTTCTCTGTCGGCTCTTCTTGGTCGGAT contains:
- the unc80 gene encoding protein unc-80 homolog isoform X11, encoding MVTTNAGATATATTNNNNLQTNNNSHAANNNNDDFDFDQDDGLQDLGLPVSVQTFLWRQIAPFIRPKLGKLHESTCLFCQHAPGHHESKEACKSFEKVLVQNIQFGLSPPLTKALGAIPRWRLLQGALPHVMHACAALLYNRVKDMQAIGPVETKLLYTMQWILLYAAEECADDEGGEELGLGETPAEPKSKPIEQYLFSVPTIALFVYLFAPIISHLKESDFQNFRLENGIKLWQGMWDNRAPGAPCFTAPVKPKARNLLCAPTPKGSTDVFPTRKHSLSADAMSPKADSPQSGISDYGRQDEEGSWVSSPKEFAFPETIPEEASSVEDERVVIFRLPSAPQLMDNSFFTADASLLQQQQSQSRRGSRQSMNSRDKDKIPSTKFEFDQQELMRGASMKEKRSASIEKETDSDKSESVKADVSAATFLDVAVLRCLFISHWQEEGIFWSLQYLYNRLSDIGEEAAITLNQPRKRSNSLPIPQIEISLYQGPGSNSRDSPGSSVVKDYIEIPEPSPTVTAVVEEPPTAPSSSERRGSEKKKRVKMSDLRTFVETKMFSKSEKNLEKVGLDTNSANGKTPLQLQQAEYHRSLDTGEKKLSRSASMISREPASNLIKGKSMPSLSCLLDSGYVEPPKAPRPSQVACPRSTAFYPRNPIITVTEHTPTPSPDYIKRQGSIDSQLDALSNGGSIGGMGGNGGGNGSGGAGSSTTRYRGQMLRSHTDSHIDYTGVDESEAPGSSFYITRDGGIDYEIILLAISNVFKRDPALVCSLRVLEAGLNICELLIEMGVLKLGEHAHEISMSITRRALQVLGCPHGCNDGVRGPPADFLRNQCQKILSRMLRQAGQRTKRYMQEMVKTSPLPELIDYFHAFLAFCVDPSSLLSPLSQGGYSTNFSGGMNSGAESQVVGAVFKPLVSRFVEASKDLKSPENIALYGDIRQFVTYVKGAHGGPFRMVALSGILAVTPRPHKKGPTAQTTRVIRHIPQSNVTHSIQNDDNRSQRRLLLKKRSTSSACASLLETETCEEHYKTSQSPLSNFRRRTTGVRPTLTPRHSERALLSDSTSSSERNSLGRLSGLVRWFRGTPKEASSIDLEIGSLNPEISSTFMRHASLKIQRGRSSDGIGRSIQRAKRRVERRLNRFGGIVKGKKKVGGIEETADFSRRSSSDMCDGPRESEVVILKERKLVPTEPVRVGMLRLSFLLETCAPGSFPDPQLVAAVLDLPQAPLVSRATFLLECAHFVHLCNKGQWPAWMKQNVGSYRASGANINVNQLKQQVSQTSARRTHILQRAAGKMFHQWAEMVGARLEEILFTERLQYEAVNASLTDPEKQRELLQQDEEEDFLDETSVNPHGNDCPHSLKLIACVLLFEITAFLRDTYIMLPKTSKLIHRDKPAPWEKVYREANRRWSMALSSMGHSQTSAQSLQSIAAGNDGAGQSERKISFVLHEPDNESENSSNTTLTKEGEEAPRRPAAASAVRPFLLRRGTATTTGGSFKRRSLKLRRNTKDSKEIETDFNTQSRRKVSSLSDRSDTSEQGMISGGEESPGILSDDQQPESPTDSNENDDTAKNMPWLKAVIEMMSSYNYYCTHKGYCHPFCYKRHMRSCTRLIKATRKVYGEEFGFTFDADHPTVEPTVISSSKPHTSRARSTRKVSEQSSTQTSPSKRKDSLSRKDRISDDPDLEMAEKLAKAFRQEKEKKLQEEPPILKFIRVHIRNLFHFPLATLLKGAVVLTEEMVIEAMPAAWELLLETNHDTATSSAAVFLMGSVKAQNFAFDIMQRALKHRDPDIRIGAIQRYLVLWKCRFHVWPRMEDNAHDVTFKVPPGGIEFTLPSPKIGIESLPVVDPPWMPVQQTKDMDVTLNQDRHRSLVTATKSRKMQQTEAIRNALRQQRDKQRAERHSFLITMIPISQQASHEPGMEKLEDHEDQEELDGTRMSSHLHHSHSLFPSVLCSSVMQIVGCLDDAAIGSDGNAVYEIAYQVIWVCLVEESALFLRYVFERLTRDRQDQMFKLLRHLIRFVPRLPQQAAFALYNSIIGYIMFYVRSSNDLKQELVGSALSVLWMVVHSVHGIMFKDLKQILRKEQCDASILLTANVPAAKKIVVHGPADDDYNIPSQFPVQEDTLFCQLLKEALDYYPIDEKNTSHYCLVDYKSSKILNPNWYIRDLYFFKRSQYPEVRLMLMRPEESFLALQKQELSKKFVEIGKVHLTWAILKNVDMVVQRVVFLHEELMKLPSFPRKALEVDLDLHHGGEYGKVLLGLDVLHKFMWVRLIARMFEAMAGNFAYSADIQLFLNVLSGASILHAEDSCIMRYVMATFINAAFNFKNIFSTNGYFMIMPTLLQVYSLHQTNKLITTTIEYAVKQFYLLNRKPFILQMFGSVSAILDTDEDGTYGEAHKVQSSCLFNLLLSLEDPSPDPLNIAELVKEPKPLKAIDFCYHDEDDDVTVLDCITLCVMVVSYSAESTRGYQMLIILEAILPCYLQQIQSPSYIPLQGKSERDIILQLAVAIRTMVHNCEGLAKSYNGPYRNSPEHKGSSQRNCSRGPPCSPGLDFEEESHPKYVTDARTKNMMDSAEDSEMIRTEYRRPRDVLLSVVADFLTKSTARLAELAKKMPADTKPTEVLDAKCHIRLADIAHSLLKVSPYDPESMACRGLQRYMQAVLPRAEWSNDTLRNALVTILRRIDKVFLKISKKPSIRRNTDWEAAAGLLKGIHETIIRHSYVLHWQQMKTLINTVQNLIVNEPGSGIPEGVSSAGAALMSQNPPAFFCSAVVRLVALQVVSPVDCFSLVQICGGSAEFATQEKAEGFLMHLIMPLCLKVCSGRGVSDVGELKMTDVTFLLTAVLNAMSPPAGRTGQAVSQINRVTGDLRAGSLTFTGSRDAKRPARISGSLYQAAFLALRIVCICFENRLSTEWPRIVRVMRDLGRRNEAAPDLWSFMEFVVTHRTPLYIVLLPFIMHKISQPPIGDHERHMQFIIRERLRGTPPQGGIKSKGALLLELARELRDLRDELEEKRYVSTDRESSEQKKSDTPAATSAADAHKSQQRPSLISIFTGTTTGQATHSHVSAVPIDSRSGSGGICTPSDTLSQQTLHPPRESLSSSSTGRDPHTTTSESQSGDGEAGSAPTLVGAAPSGSGHGTSGMASALPSHMSHSQSLQQPPFKAQPPKLRFVSSVEFRHSSGETSTTPLSPESPAEDSSGDHTRSRLQRSKAASRKTFRLKRSRLTPMEPPSIVTSLSQEEQQPQAQPKAIGEISWDSVSQTSSTSGYRDNNSLQTGLLSPDGSLGGLTLGRSPSQHSLLMVFEGQDEDTLI
- the unc80 gene encoding protein unc-80 homolog isoform X7, producing MVTTNAGATATATTNNNNLQTNNNSHAANNNNDDFDFDQDDGLQDLGLPVSVQTFLWRQIAPFIRPKLGKLHESTCLESKEACKSFEKVLVQNIQFGLSPPLTKALGAIPRWRLLQGALPHVMHACAALLYNRVKDMQAIGPVETKLLYTMQWILLYAAEECADDEGGEELGLGETPAEPKSKPIEQYLFSVPTIALFVYLFAPIISHLKESDFQNFRLENGIKLWQGMWDNRAPGAPCFTAPVKPKARNLLCAPTPKGSTDVFPTRKHSLSADAMSPKADSPQSGISDYGRQDEEGSWVSSPKEFAFPETIPEEASSVEDERVVIFRLPSAPQLMDNSFFTADASLLQQQQSQSRRGSRQSMNSRDKDKIPSTKFEFDQQELMRGASMKEKRSASIEKETDSDKSESVKADVSAATFLDVAVLRCLFISHWQEEGIFWSLQYLYNRLSDIGEEAAITLNQPRKRSNSLPIPQIEISLYQGPGSNSRDSPGSSVVKDYIEIPEPSPTVTAVVEEPPTAPSSSERRGSEKKKRVKMSDLRTFVETKMFSKSEKNLEKVGLDTNSANGKTPLQLQQAEYHRSLDTGEKKLSRSASMISREPASNLIKGKSMPSLSCLLDSGFYRYVEPPKAPRPSQVACPRSTAFYPRNPIITVTEHTPTPSPDYIKRQGSIDSQLDALSNGGSIGGMGGNGGGNGSGGAGSSTTRYRGQMLRSHTDSHIDYTGVDESEAPGSSFYITRDGGIDYEIILLAISNVFKRDPALVCSLRVLEAGLNICELLIEMGVLKLGEHAHEISMSITRRALQVLGCPHGCNDGVRGPPADFLRNQCQKILSRMLRQAGQRTKRYMQEMVKTSPLPELIDYFHAFLAFCVDPSSLLSPLTHKRQSGYKNVNTDLGGVPGQGGYSTNFSGGMNSGAESQVVGAVFKPLVSRFVEASKDLKSPENIALYGDIRQFVTYVKGAHGGPFRMVALSGILAVTPRPHKKGPTAQTTRVIRHIPQSNVTHSIQNDDNRSQRRLLLKKRSTSSACAVSLLETETCEEHYKTSQSPLSNFRRRTTGVRPTLTPRHSERALLSDSTSSSERNSLGRLSGLVRWFRGTPKEASSIDLEIGSLNPEISSTFMRHASLKIQRGRSSDGIGRSIQRAKRRVERRLNRFGGIVKGKKKVGGIEETADFSRRSSSDMCDGPRESEVVILKERKLVPTEPVRVGMLRLSFLLETCAPGSFPDPQLVAAVLDLPQAPLVSRATFLLECAHFVHLCNKGQWPAWMKQNVGSYRASGANINVNQLKQQVSQTSARRTHILQRAAGKMFHQWAEMVGARLEEILFTERLQYEAVNASLTDPEKQRELLQQDEEEDFLDETSVNPHGNDCPHSLKLIACVLLFEITAFLRDTYIMLPKTSKLIHRDKPAPWEKVYREANRRWSMALSSMGHSQTSAQSLQSIAAGNDGAGQSERKISFVLHEPDNESENSSNTTLTKEGEEAPRRPAAASAVRPFLLRRGTATTTGGSFKRRSLKLRRNTKDSKEIETDFNTQSRRKVSSLSDRSDTSEQGMISGGEESPGILSDDQQPESPTDSNENDDTAKNMPWLKAVIEMMSSYNYYCTHKGYCHPFCYKRHMRSCTRLIKATRKVYGEEFGFTFDADHPTVEPTVISSSKPHTSRARSTRKVSEQSSTQTSPSKRKDSLSRKDRISDDPDLEMAEKLAKAFRQEKEKKLQEEPPILKFIRVHIRNLFHFPLATLLKGAVVLTEEMVIEAMPAAWELLLETNHDTATSSAAVFLMGSVKAQNFAFDIMQRALKHRDPDIRIGAIQRYLVLWKCRFHVWPRMEDNAHDVTFKVPPGGIEFTLPSPKIGIESLPVVDPPWMPVQQTKDMDVTLNQDRHRSLVTATKSRKMQQTEAIRNALRQQRDKQRAERHSFLITMIPISQQASHEPGMEKLEDHEDQEELDGTRMSSHLHHSHSLFPSVLCSSVMQIVGCLDDAAIGSDGNAVYEIAYQVIWVCLVEESALFLRYVFERLTRDRQDQMFKLLRHLIRFVPRLPQQAAFALYNSIIGYIMFYVRSSNDLKQELVGSALSVLWMVVHSVHGIMFKDLKQILRKEQCDASILLTANVPAAKKIVVHGPADDDYNIPSQFPVQEDTLFCQLLKEALDYYPIDEKNTSHYCLVDYKSSKILNPNWYIRDLYFFKRSQYPEVRLMLMRPEESFLALQKQELSKKFVEIGKVHLTWAILKNVDMVVQRVVFLHEELMKLPSFPRKALEVDLDLHHGGEYGKVLLGLDVLHKFMWVRLIARMFEAMAGNFAYSADIQLFLNVLSGASILHAEDSCIMRYVMATFINAAFNFKNIFSTNGYFMIMPTLLQVYSLHQTNKLITTTIEYAVKQFYLLNRKPFILQMFGSVSAILDTDEDGTYGEAHKVQSSCLFNLLLSLEDPSPDPLNIAELVKEPKPLKAIDFCYHDEDDDVTVLDCITLCVMVVSYSAESTRGYQMLIILEAILPCYLQQIQSPSYIPLQGKSERDIILQLAVAIRTMVHNCEGLAKSYNGPYRNSPEHKGSSQRNCSRGPPCSPGLDFEEESHPKYVTDARTKNMMDSAEDSEMIRTEYRRPRDVLLSVVADFLTKSTARLAELAKKMPADTKPTEVLDAKCHIRLADIAHSLLKVSPYDPESMACRGLQRYMQAVLPRAEWSNDTLRNALVTILRRIDKVFLKISKKPSIRRNTDWEAAAGLLKGIHETIIRHSYVLHWQQMKTLINTVQNLIVNEPGSGIPEGVSSAGAALMSQNPPAFFCSAVVRLVALQVVSPVDCFSLVQICGGSAEFATQEKAEGFLMHLIMPLCLKVCSGRGVSDVGELKMTDVTFLLTAVLNAMSPPAGRTGQAVSQINRVTGDLRAGSLTFTGSRDAKRPARISGSLYQAAFLALRIVCICFENRLSTEWPRIVRVMRDLGRRNEAAPDLWSFMEFVVTHRTPLYIVLLPFIMHKISQPPIGDHERHMQFIIRERLRGTPPQGGIKSKGALLLELARELRDLRDELEEKRYVSTDRESSEQKKSDTPAATSAADAHKSQQRPSLISIFTGTTTGQATHSHVSAVPIDSRSGSGGICTPSDTLSQQTLHPPRESLSSSSTGRDPHTTTSESQSGDGEAGSAPTLVGAAPSGSGHGTSGMASALPSHMSHSQSLQQPPFKAQPPKLRFVSSVEFRHSSGETSTTPLSPESPAEDSSGDHTRSRLQRSKAASRKTFRLKRSRLTPMEPPSIVTSLSQEEQQPQAQPKAIGEISWDSVSQTSSTSGYRDNNSLQTGLLSPDGSLGGLTLGRSPSQHSLLMVFEGQDEDTLI